AAAAATCGTATCGAATCGGatcgaaaaaaaaaccgacaaaaataaataaagttCTATACAGACTCGTACTGGTACTCGTATTCGTATCAAATATCAAATAAGTTGGCGGCATTGAGTACTCATATGTATTGGGGCCCCTCACAGGACAGCCCGCGATAAGGGCTTAAAGTCGTTGCTCTTGGTAgcggtattttttttttttttaactttgaTACCTGGTTAATATTTTAGACAAGGGTATGTTAGAGTTATGCAAAGGCAGGATATCCATTTAACTTTATTTCAGCTTGGTCTAGATCTTGTGATATTTGCTAATTTAAATAGAATAAAGGGTATTTCAGGGTCAGAACAGCACTGCTTCCAAAGTATTCTATTTATGATTATATTTGGTATTATTTTTGGTGATTTTACTTTTTTTTGCTGGCTGACAACCGCGTACCTGCAGGGCAAAACGTATGGAAAATTATCAATTGATTAAAACACAAGCATTTAATTTATGACTATCCATCGTCTTGGTCTGGGTCTGCGGTCCCCCGACACAGCTTAGGCTGTCAGCCCAGGCAGACATCGGCAATCCTCGGGCCACAACACAGCACACAGCCGGCCCCCATTCGAAGCTATCAATAAGCTGTATTTAATGTGTATAATATCTGAAAAGTCTGTGCTCTCTCAACTTCCTCAGCAGTTTTATTGATTGCAATGTTCTTTGGACTTATCACACGACTTTTAAACGAACTGTATTCGGTTTTATGCTCCACCCACACCTCCATGCATTATCTGGGGAGCGGGCTGGGGAGGGGTGCGGCTTGTCCCCGGCAGCTGATGAAGTGCGTCACCTTATTGGCAATGTGACAAGCGCAGTTAAAAAGCCGGTAACCGTCTGGATATCATGGAAAATAATTACTTTTAAACGACGTCATTGAAGGCTGTCAATTTTATGCACCCTATTACATGTTATATTCAATTATCTAGTGAAAAAATCGATTCTGCTGGACATAAGACAAGTCATTGCCGATTTTGTGTGGGGAATAATTTCATTTTAAGGGTGTTAAGTGGGGGCTGGTGATGGGGACCCTATTGTTTGTGTGGAAGTTAACTTTGCAGTGGGTGTGTACACTGGCCCAGAGCTTGGGCTTCGAATGTGTCATTTGTGTAATAAATTATGTGCGCCAAGCCACCAGCCATTGGCTTTTTATCTATCGAAACGAAAGCTACTAGAAATGTCTCCTATCGCAAACTAAACTTAAAGACCACCCCCCATACGCCCCATGAGTGGCAAACAAATCGGGAGTAAGTAAACCTACTAAAAGCTCTTTTCAGTGTTTGTTTTTGTCACGTCACCCTGTGTCATAACAGTGTCACCCTAACCGTATGTGCTTGAAACTCATAGCAGTGTGACTCTATTCCACTTGCCATTTGCCGCGTAGTTACTTTACTTCATTACTTTACCATACTGCGCAgatactactactactactactagtAGTATAGATTCACCTAGGTCAGGGCGTGctagcaacagaaacagagagagactTTTGCCATGTATCAACGTCACAGCTGAAAGGCacccactccacacacacgAAGTTTTCTCTAACGGCGTCAGTTCCGTTGTCAAATGATTCACGAACTTTAGATAGTAGCCCCAGGAACCTAACACACTCGTACTGGTGGAGTAGTGATATGTGCATATCATACAATAAAAGCCGAAACAGCTTTGTGACACCGCCCACCCAGACAATCGCTTTTTGATGGAAGTGCTCACAAGCCAAGAAGCATCTACGTAATACGTTGCTGTTTTAGATGAAATATTTCGTACTTGTAAATGTTTACCAACAGATTTAGATACCAGAAGAGATATAGCGGGCTGGCAGCGACACCCGTGCCAGAGGCTGTATAAATGGAGGGTCGGAAGCTATTTCACAAGTCATTTTGGAACTACTACCGAATCAAGACGCGACAGTATAGAGCATGGAAAAAGGATACCAGAGTTTAAGATTTTCCCGAAAGAGTTTCAAAAAGTAACCTAGCAGACGACGGTCTGAAGTAGTGTGGAAACCAAACTGTGATATCCCGAGACAACAAAGGACAACCTGTAGAATAGTTAGAAAAAATACTAGAAGCTAGGCTATACAACTATACAAAAATCTGTTGGAATCTCAAGAGGCACCAAAGATGTTTTTTAACATATTCCAAACGGGCATTTTCGAGAGGCAGTTTCGTCGCCAGCTGCTTGTCACATTGAgtggtatgtgtgtgttttgggaTGAGTGATAAGACGAAAGATTCACGGAATCACCTAAAGAATGGAAAGTTTTGTGAGAGTTCAGGGACCAGACCTGGATCTGGAATGTTCAATTTCCCTGAACTTTGAGTAGAAGTGAAGGATTTAATGAAGCCTTTGCACAGCATGGAATCGTTTGCGGATAGCGTCGTCAACTCAAAGGGCTTCCTCCACTGACGGCCCCCGAACAGGATATGAGTCGTACAAAGCCCCAACGCAACAAAGTTTGACGGGTCAAAATTCAATTTTGTGCCTGCCTATGCAAATGAGCTACTTGAGCTGTTGACTTAGGAATCCGCTCCCCCCCTCGAAGGGGGGTTGGGAGGGGCCTTTCACTCATTTGGAGGAGAGCATTATCCGGATGATGTAATTTGTTGATCTACTTGTAGCCACGCTGATAACCTTCTGCCATGGCATTGCCCTCGGCTGGCTGTCACCCATGTTGCCACAGCTGCTCTCCGAGAAGGATACGCCCCTGGACTTCTTTATCGACGTGGGCCAGGCCTCATGGCTGGGAGCTGCCATCAGCCTGGGAGGCATTAGCGGGAACTTTTCCTTCTCGTACCTGATGAATCGCTTCGGGCGCAAGGTGTCGCTCTATGCTTTGGCCCTGCCTAACACGGTGCGTGTTTCCTTTTGGCGATTCGATTACCCTAGCCCATTAAGAGATAGCTTAAGGTGTCAATGACATGTCTCTCCCTTGTCACAGTGCATATGGTTCTTGTTCTACTTCGCCCAGAGCATCGAGTGGCTGTATGTGGCGCGTGTGTGCGCGGGTCTAACCGGCGGTGGGATGTTCGTGGTGCTGCCCATATTCATTGGCGAAATAGCCGACAACAGGTGAGTCCCAGTCATCGGAGCCACACTTCGATGTAGAGCAGAGAGGAGATGACAGACAAAGTACCTGTTCTGTCCAGGCTCCGTATCGATTCATCCATCAAGTGGAATTGTTGTTCATCGGTTCGTTCTGTTCCTCTGACAGCATTCGTGGGCGGCTCTGCTCGTTTTTCACCCTGACCATGAATACGGGCATTATGGTGGGCTTTATTGTCGCCTCCCACATCCCCTATCACGTCATTCCCTGTGCCGTTGTGGGCCTGCCCGTGCTTTATTTGTTTCTGGCCACTCGCTTCCCGGAGACACCGCAGCAGCTGCTCGTCTGGTCACGCGAGGAGGAGGCCCAACGCGCCCTGAAGTTCTACCGCCATTGCGATGGTCCGCAGGTGACGAAGCAACAGGAGCGCGATTACCAGAAGCAGTTTGACGAAATGCGCCTGGCCATCCAGCAGCGGAGCAAGGACGCCGGCTCCGTGGGCCTCACCATGTCTGATTTCTGTAAGTTTTCACCTAAATAATTGTTTTTCCATGGAGAGTGGGTGATTAATTTGGCTTCTCATCCCTACTGGGTTCCTGCTCGCAGGCAATAAGCGCGCCCTGAAGGCCATTGCCACGGGCCTGATGCTGATGATAGCCCAGATCTTCTCGGGCACCTTCGCCTTTATCAACTACATGTCCAACATCTTCGATGCGGTGCACACACAGCTGGATCCCAACACCAACACGATCATCATTGGCGCCGTGCAGATCGTGGGCACCCTGGCCAGCATGTATCTGGTGGATCGCTATGGCCGGAAGATACTCCTGGTGGTGTCCTGTGCGGGCAGTGGGCTGGGCGCCGCCGGCCTCGGTCTGTACGCCTTCTATGCGGAAGAGACGGAGGTCGATCTATCGGCCTACGCTTCCTGGCTGCCCGTCACCCTGATGGCTCTCATCATTTTCATCGCCAATGTGGGCGTCGTCTCGGTGACGATGGTGGTGCTGGTGGAGATGCTGCCGCAGAAGATCCGGGCGGTGGCCACCAGCATTTGCCTGGGCTGCCTCAGCTTCTTTGCCTTCACCTCTCTGAAGACCTTCCCGCTGATGATGTTCCACTTTGGCCTGGCGGCCACCATGTGGTTCAGCGCCTCTGTCTCTGCTCTGTGTCTCTTctatgtggtggtgtgtgtggagGAGACCAAGGGCAGGTCCATATATGATTAGGAATACATAAAGCTGGGGGGAAGCCCTCTGACTAAGCTAGGCTAGTGCCCTCCTCGACCTTGGCGGGTAATAAAGTTCATGGAGTTCTCTAGTTGCCAGGTTATTGTTTTTTCACTCTGTCGGTGGGGGCTGGGCTGGGCGTTAAACCAAAACAAAGTACTCCCAGAGCTAGAGCTCGTAGTGTTCGTAGAACCCATAAAAACGGGGCGCTGACATGGCTTGATTTATGACCCGGCTACCTCAGTGGCTTTCACCTGGCACGGCGCCTGATACTGCctgtgccactgccacactgcTGCTGCTAATGTCATGTCAACAATTAGCTCTGTTGGTATTATCATTTATAAGCGCGTACATTAATCCCACACCCACGTCGGCTGTGTTCTCGGTAAGTGGCTGGCAACGCGTCAGACACGTGCAAAATCTAGAGGGGCGGGAATGGGCTTCTCTTCTTCTGTCTGGGAATATTTCAACTGAAAATGGCTTTGCAAGAGAAGGTACTTTGAATTCTtaacataaattaaataaaagcCTTTACTGCTGAATCATACTGACTGTGATTGCAAATATGCGATTGTGATTGGGCATatttgtacttattatttATGGATCCCATTTGCAGCCCATTGTGGGGCTTCTGACACATCATTATGTAAAGaatgctcctgctgctgctgctgctgcttctctgCTACCATTAgttgtattatttatttatttgtggACATTTACGAATACAATCGATAAACAATACGAGAGTGTGTGTGGCAGGTAGCAGGTGTCCTGTAATCGAAGCCCTTTATCTGCGGGATTTtctatacatattgtataatcGCTTGGGCACCGAGATTTGACTTTCTTATCGATTTGTGGATTTTCTGCAAATTTTTTACCTATTTTAATTAAGTATAAATGTACACCAACTACGCTTGGCTACACGCTTAATCTCATGAACAACTGTTGTGGAAGCCAGAATGTAATATCCACTCTTGGGTAATTTGTTTTTGGTTCGATTTTCCGATTCCGGGGATGCCAGCTGACGCAGTGACCACTGGACGGACACAGCCACCGCAAATAATAAAGTTCTGGTGaaacattttccattttcaatGCAAATTCAGGGCGGTTGCAGTTCTCTGGTATCCATAGCAAATAATATTATGCCACATTCGAATGCTTCATTTTCAAAATCAACATTATCTGCCCTCACTCAGAATAAAATAATTTGAAGAGGCGTCTCCACTCAGACTTGACCACTTTAAATTTCAAGCCCCACACTCAGAAGCAGGCTACTTCGCCTTCGCTTAGGCAAATTGCCAATGTACATGGGAGCGGGTCTTGTCAACACAATAGCGATGATGATGGGTGCCGTAATGATCAGGaaaatgataataataatggCGAATGATAAGAGGGAGCTGCTTGTGCCgcgaaaacactttaaaaGCAGCTAGAGATGGACGTGTGTGCTTCGTGATCATATATTTTCATAAACATTGCAATATGTATGTGAAAAGACTTTCTTTTTACGATTTACACGCTCGGTATTGGTATCAATTTGTAAATTGTAACTATTCACTTCATAGGACTTTTCTCTTTGGGTGTGCCTTTGAAAGTTCTCCTTCGTGTTGGTTCCCGTGCCCTAAATGCCCTATATGCCTGGCCCGTGGCCATCTCCAACAGAAATATGTATGCACTGGTTAATGTGCAATCAGCTGTAAAAAGTGTTTGCCTCCGCTGTTTTGTCAACAACTGTTGTAACTTTGAGTGCAGTCGAACTATCTAAGCTCTTATTTTGCAGCTCTTCTCTAATGAATTTGCTTAAAGTCCTACCACAAACAGAAATGTTTCTTATTTGAGTACGAGCTTGTGCATTTAATATGGAATATGATGGCTATTAGGCTAAAGGAATATTATTAATAAGTCCCTTGGAATTTCAATTAAAGGTAACAtgaaatatgtatatgtacatatgtggtCAATGTGCTTGACCGCTCTCCCTCGACATAAAACCAAAGCGCTTGTGTGGGAAAGGGACAAATGCCCCTCAATCGCTGTCATTCGATACCGCTGAAACCACGCGGCGGCGTATGCGGAATATTTGTAAAGCTCAAAACAGACCCCTCAAAGGAGAAGGCAATTTAACGGAAATGTCCGCTAATTAATTGCCCAGAAATTTGATAATTAGTGTTTACATTCCAATCCCTCACTTAAACTCAATGGCCAGTGCCTTCCGTCGTGTGCTCTCGCTTTGAATTTGTTTGCATTCGTGTTTGATTACATATTTTGTGCGCACATTTAGGCATTACATTGTCGTAATTGGAACTTTCAGTGTTTCTGCAGGGTGTTATACGTATGAGGGGGGCATGGCACGCAAACCCGCATATGGCAAATTCCATTTCAGCTTTCCGCTTTGACTCAATGTGCCACGAAATCAACCCATAAGAATTATATTGTTTACGAATTATATTGTTTGCCCCAATAGAAAACGAAAAGAGTCTAGTGTCCTTAGAATTTACATCCGAGGAGCAAAGTTGTTTTTGCTACTTGTTTTGCGAGCGATTCATTAAAGGGCAGCTATATAACACATTGCTGAAAACAGGTCCGTCTATGTACTGAGAGAATTCTTATAACAAATATTGAAGCTCCTTTAAACCATTAAGCCATGCAGCGAATGGtttaaaaattttaaaaaataatgttattaaaaaccgcataATTTATCGGACAAATATTATTTGTTGCTGTGCGAATCTGACCAATTTTGTAATGCCCTCAAGAAGGACACCTTTACCTTTTCTCACTCTGGCTCTCACTCGCACAGCTAACAAAAGTCCTGACAATAGGATAAATGAAGGACATTACAACAGGCATGAAAGCGTTAAAGGTCAGCAACCGGAGGATATAATATGTATGCATAATTGAGTGGATAATTAACATAAACATACCCGTTAATCTCACATCTTGCATCAACGAAATCAAGGCTTGAGATTTGTGGGAACACAGTCCCACAGGCAGCTAGTCGCCATCGCCCGGAACACGGCTGACTGTTGTTGCAGCAATAACAGGTTTAATCACGTGGCAGAAACCTAGAGAAGTAATTCGGAGCAGGTGGCTTTACCGCGTGACAGACAGAACACACGGCCAGCCATCACATCCATCACATGCATGCCACAGACAGTCAGGAGTCGGGTTGCACTTTTGCGTTGCGCAAGGAATGCGGAAGGCGTCTTCAGAACCCTACAACGTCTACGCGGCATATTTTCGTCTCCTGTTCATGCACATCTTCCACTTTCACTTCTGCTTGTGCACATGTAGAGAAATCGAAGTGTGTGCTAGAATTTCCAGAGTCTAAAATATTTACAATGCAATTCACAATGCAATGAGTTTGGGTTTCCATTCCTTGCTAAGTTTTACTGGTATACACGTACATATAACCAATTGAAAGTACCATACCGTACAATTTCAGGAAAAGGTTTTTGGGCGACTCACAAGCTAATAGTTCTCCAGCAAAACATGCAGAAACTAGTTAAAATTTATCAAAACGTATTAAAAACTAAACTATCTCTATTTTTCGGCAGGGGCCCGTCTCTTATGGAAGCCCCTAAGCAATTGCCCCGTCTGCCCCCAtgcaatcatcgaaaaatacATTCAATTCGACTGAAAATTGATGCCTGAACCGAATTCATATGGGATTCCCTTTATTGCTTTTGCTTTGCAGTGAACACAACAAACAACACCCACAACACAAACAGCTATGAGCAGACCAGATCCTCAAAATGCTGTTCACACACACAATTGGCACTAGCTTCATAATCCAGCAAtggctgttgctggtgctgatATGTTGTTCAACTACCAGTGCCACGGACTTGGGGGTCAACAGTAGCACTACAACTGCCTCGGACATAGGGCGCAACAGcagcactgccactgccaccacaATGGCAACGACTTCGGGGATCCCAAGGCCAGATGCCAGCCAGAAAGCATCAGATGTCAGATCAGCAGAGCCAGGAACCAGGATACGCATCAACGTTAGTAAAACTCTATTATTTACCAGC
The sequence above is a segment of the Drosophila miranda strain MSH22 chromosome 4, D.miranda_PacBio2.1, whole genome shotgun sequence genome. Coding sequences within it:
- the LOC108162909 gene encoding facilitated trehalose transporter Tret1, which produces MFFNIFQTGIFERQFRRQLLVTLSATLITFCHGIALGWLSPMLPQLLSEKDTPLDFFIDVGQASWLGAAISLGGISGNFSFSYLMNRFGRKVSLYALALPNTCIWFLFYFAQSIEWLYVARVCAGLTGGGMFVVLPIFIGEIADNSIRGRLCSFFTLTMNTGIMVGFIVASHIPYHVIPCAVVGLPVLYLFLATRFPETPQQLLVWSREEEAQRALKFYRHCDGPQVTKQQERDYQKQFDEMRLAIQQRSKDAGSVGLTMSDFCNKRALKAIATGLMLMIAQIFSGTFAFINYMSNIFDAVHTQLDPNTNTIIIGAVQIVGTLASMYLVDRYGRKILLVVSCAGSGLGAAGLGLYAFYAEETEVDLSAYASWLPVTLMALIIFIANVGVVSVTMVVLVEMLPQKIRAVATSICLGCLSFFAFTSLKTFPLMMFHFGLAATMWFSASVSALCLFYVVVCVEETKGRSIYD